In one Flammeovirga yaeyamensis genomic region, the following are encoded:
- a CDS encoding helix-turn-helix transcriptional regulator, protein MAQNKNALIRYKTIDKCLQNRYKEWTLDDLIEACSEALYEYEGRDINVSKRSVQLDIQMMRSDKLGYNAPIVVYNKKYYKYDDDNYSIMNIPLNENDMSILSETVEMLKQFKDFSLFSELGGIIKRLEDKVYSEKTNQPCIIHFDKNENLKGLQHLDIIYQAILKEVCLNVKYQSFTAKKPTHIVFYPYILKEFNNRWFMVGKRKNNRVILNFALDRIMEIDYNFVDEYIKEPFDGEKYYKDTIGVTVMNKKQLYECHLKVNKINAPYVLTKPIHQSQKLVEELEDGSVIISVYVHINYEFERIILGFGDSMEVIKPWTLKSRMKWRLKKAYLNYEKEKED, encoded by the coding sequence ATGGCACAAAATAAGAATGCTTTAATACGCTATAAAACTATTGATAAATGTCTGCAAAACAGATATAAAGAGTGGACTCTTGATGATTTGATTGAAGCTTGTTCGGAAGCATTGTACGAATATGAGGGTAGGGACATTAACGTGAGTAAAAGAAGCGTGCAATTGGATATTCAGATGATGCGTAGTGATAAACTTGGTTATAACGCTCCTATTGTGGTCTATAATAAGAAGTACTATAAATACGATGATGACAATTATTCGATCATGAATATTCCATTGAATGAGAATGACATGAGTATATTGTCCGAGACCGTAGAGATGCTGAAGCAGTTTAAAGACTTCTCTTTATTCTCTGAGTTAGGTGGCATTATCAAAAGGTTGGAGGATAAGGTGTATTCTGAAAAGACAAATCAGCCTTGTATCATTCATTTTGATAAAAACGAAAACCTTAAGGGGCTTCAACATTTGGATATCATCTATCAGGCGATTTTGAAAGAGGTATGTTTAAATGTGAAGTATCAATCTTTTACTGCTAAGAAACCTACACATATCGTATTCTATCCTTATATATTAAAGGAGTTTAATAATCGATGGTTTATGGTGGGTAAACGAAAGAACAATCGAGTAATTCTCAATTTTGCTTTAGATAGAATTATGGAAATTGACTATAATTTTGTCGATGAATATATCAAAGAGCCTTTTGATGGAGAAAAATACTATAAAGATACCATTGGGGTTACGGTGATGAATAAGAAGCAATTATATGAGTGTCATCTAAAAGTAAACAAAATCAATGCTCCCTATGTATTGACCAAACCGATTCATCAATCTCAAAAACTAGTAGAAGAATTGGAAGATGGTAGTGTTATTATCTCCGTCTATGTACATATTAATTATGAGTTTGAAAGAATTATTTTAGGTTTTGGCGATAGTATGGAAGTGATAAAGCCTTGGACATTGAAAAGTAGAATGAAGTGGAGGTTAAAGAAGGCGTATTTGAATTATGAGAAGGAGAAGGAAGATTGA
- a CDS encoding RtcB family protein encodes MEKKNINGYTLIELGFRPDKWFQEAINHINENGLSDEEMMIYLEQFKSDPIIELHEKAVDFAINIKGENELEESNVASVVKTMNEVMKTPTVIDGAIMPDACPSGAVGTIPVGGVVVTENAIHPGMHSADICCSLMLSDYGKVDPKLILDAAHEATHFGPGGRSRDDQYRFPKELLIAFEENAFLNQKFMIADARKHLGTQGDGNHFLFVGTSKNTGNTVVVTHHGSRAPGAKLFKSGMKVAEKFRRKLSPKTLKQNAWIPFETNEGQEYWKALQIIREWTKQNHTCIHDDIADKLSIDVKDRFWNEHNFVFKEDDKFYHAKGATPLHKSFMPEDSDLRLIPLNMAEPILVVKGTKSDTNLGFAPHGAGRNLSRSQHRKNKGDKTIAEIFAEETKGLDVRFYSNEVDITELPSAYKDAKTVRKQMNEFGLGEIVDEILPFGSIMAGDWQKNAPWKRKK; translated from the coding sequence ATGGAAAAGAAAAATATTAATGGATATACCTTAATCGAATTAGGTTTTAGACCTGATAAGTGGTTTCAAGAAGCCATCAACCACATCAATGAAAACGGGCTTTCAGATGAAGAGATGATGATTTATTTGGAGCAATTCAAATCAGATCCAATCATTGAACTTCATGAAAAAGCAGTTGATTTTGCCATCAACATTAAAGGTGAAAATGAATTGGAAGAATCCAATGTGGCATCGGTAGTAAAAACAATGAATGAGGTGATGAAAACACCTACAGTTATCGATGGTGCTATTATGCCTGATGCTTGCCCAAGTGGAGCTGTTGGAACAATTCCAGTTGGAGGTGTTGTGGTAACTGAAAATGCCATCCACCCTGGGATGCACAGTGCCGATATCTGTTGCTCTTTGATGTTGTCTGATTATGGAAAAGTCGACCCGAAGTTAATCTTAGACGCGGCACATGAGGCGACTCATTTTGGTCCAGGGGGAAGAAGTAGAGATGATCAATACCGATTTCCTAAAGAGCTATTGATTGCTTTCGAAGAGAATGCATTTTTAAATCAAAAATTTATGATTGCAGATGCAAGAAAGCATTTAGGTACTCAAGGAGATGGTAACCACTTTTTATTTGTGGGAACATCAAAAAATACGGGAAATACAGTAGTTGTCACTCACCACGGGTCGAGGGCTCCAGGGGCAAAATTGTTTAAATCGGGGATGAAAGTGGCTGAGAAATTCAGAAGAAAATTATCGCCTAAAACACTTAAACAAAATGCTTGGATTCCTTTCGAGACCAATGAAGGTCAGGAATATTGGAAGGCACTTCAAATAATAAGAGAGTGGACAAAACAAAACCACACTTGTATCCATGATGATATTGCCGATAAATTATCTATAGATGTGAAGGATCGCTTTTGGAATGAACACAATTTTGTCTTTAAAGAAGATGATAAATTTTATCATGCCAAAGGGGCGACACCCTTACACAAAAGCTTCATGCCAGAAGATTCTGATTTGCGTTTGATTCCTTTGAATATGGCTGAACCTATTTTAGTGGTAAAAGGCACAAAAAGTGATACAAATTTAGGTTTTGCCCCACATGGTGCTGGCAGAAATCTGAGTCGATCTCAGCATCGAAAAAATAAAGGTGATAAAACTATAGCCGAAATTTTTGCTGAGGAAACAAAAGGCTTGGACGTGAGATTCTACTCAAACGAAGTCGATATTACAGAATTGCCTTCAGCGTACAAAGATGCCAAGACGGTGAGAAAACAAATGAACGAATTTGGATTGGGTGAAATCGTGGATGAAATCCTTCCTTTTGGTTCTATTATGGCTGGGGATTGGCAAAAAAATGCTCCTTGGAAAAGAAAAAAATAG
- a CDS encoding LysR family transcriptional regulator, translating to MINLEWYRTFKAVYKLHSYSKAAEELFLTQPAVSNQMNMLEAAVGHKLFTRKSKGVEPTDHAKFLNNLIIESLDTLEKVESSYSKSVKKEERDYTFGISENLYKSFVSDKILTSFKYLTVHFENDNKKLFDLVNQQQVDAGIIRGDNPTFDVLTHKIASSKLVIVGHPKLDRTELDLFIKNDDELGIQNWLEHQVWFSHMAANPFIKKFWMYCFNKRRPKIFTNYIIPNEYFMLEELTKIEGVAVVLKENAKSYIEDQSLQLIWESDKYPTRDYYLIAHKKQEELFEMLKQLFGNE from the coding sequence ATGATTAATCTAGAATGGTACAGAACCTTTAAAGCGGTATATAAGCTTCATAGTTATTCGAAAGCAGCAGAAGAATTATTCCTTACTCAGCCTGCGGTAAGTAATCAAATGAATATGTTGGAGGCAGCTGTTGGACACAAATTATTTACTCGAAAATCAAAAGGGGTAGAACCGACTGATCATGCAAAGTTTCTAAATAACCTCATCATAGAGTCCTTAGACACACTCGAAAAAGTGGAATCTAGTTATAGTAAGTCAGTAAAGAAAGAAGAAAGGGATTATACTTTTGGAATCAGTGAGAATCTTTATAAGTCATTTGTTTCTGATAAAATTCTCACCTCATTTAAATATCTTACTGTTCATTTTGAAAACGACAATAAGAAGCTTTTTGATTTAGTCAACCAACAGCAGGTGGATGCCGGAATAATTAGGGGAGACAATCCTACTTTTGATGTCCTTACTCACAAAATTGCAAGTTCTAAATTGGTGATTGTTGGTCATCCTAAATTGGATCGTACTGAATTAGATCTGTTCATTAAGAACGATGATGAATTGGGTATTCAAAATTGGTTAGAGCATCAGGTTTGGTTTTCTCATATGGCGGCCAACCCTTTTATCAAAAAGTTTTGGATGTATTGTTTTAATAAACGTCGGCCAAAAATATTTACCAATTACATCATTCCAAACGAGTATTTTATGCTAGAGGAATTAACGAAAATTGAAGGAGTTGCAGTGGTATTAAAGGAAAATGCAAAATCGTATATCGAAGATCAATCACTTCAATTAATTTGGGAATCAGATAAATACCCTACAAGAGATTATTATCTGATTGCCCATAAGAAACAAGAGGAATTATTTGAGATGTTGAAACAATTATTCGGTAATGAATAA
- a CDS encoding alpha/beta hydrolase, whose translation MKLLTFLSFYFLIVSQLCAQHLVPLWEEDKIPNYTATDDKEYIAPNRDFNFTMNIQKPEMEIMLPSKRSSNGKAVLILPGGGYAGVSYDWEGTEVGQWLNSNGIAAFVLKYRMPQAASVKTSYKAPIQDAQRAMRYIRAHAEEFNIDKDKIGVMGFSAGGHLASTLATHQEAYYTSNDKVDEEAFQPNFLMLLYPVISMQKGVTHEGSKNKLLGKSPDKKLVDQFSNELQVNDKTPTTFIVHSGDDGAVPVENSIRFYQALVKHKVMADMHLYPEGGHGYGMGIANKNAPKWKGLAELWLSELK comes from the coding sequence ATGAAATTACTTACCTTTTTATCCTTCTATTTTTTAATAGTAAGTCAATTGTGTGCACAACATCTAGTTCCACTTTGGGAAGAGGACAAAATACCAAATTATACGGCTACAGATGACAAAGAGTACATTGCTCCAAACAGGGACTTCAACTTTACAATGAATATTCAAAAACCTGAGATGGAAATTATGTTGCCATCCAAAAGAAGCAGTAATGGAAAAGCTGTGCTCATTTTGCCAGGTGGTGGATATGCCGGTGTTTCCTACGATTGGGAAGGAACAGAGGTAGGTCAATGGCTGAACAGTAACGGGATTGCTGCTTTTGTTTTAAAATACAGAATGCCTCAAGCTGCTTCGGTGAAAACTTCTTATAAAGCTCCTATCCAAGATGCACAAAGAGCCATGCGCTATATCCGCGCTCATGCTGAGGAATTTAATATTGATAAAGATAAAATTGGGGTGATGGGCTTTTCTGCTGGCGGACATTTAGCCTCTACTCTAGCTACACATCAAGAAGCTTATTATACATCAAATGATAAGGTGGATGAGGAAGCATTCCAACCTAATTTTTTGATGTTGCTTTATCCAGTGATCAGTATGCAAAAAGGGGTAACTCATGAAGGGTCAAAAAATAAATTATTGGGAAAATCACCAGATAAAAAGTTAGTTGATCAGTTCTCAAATGAACTACAAGTAAATGATAAAACACCGACTACTTTTATTGTTCATTCCGGAGATGACGGAGCTGTACCTGTAGAGAATTCCATTCGTTTTTATCAGGCATTGGTTAAACATAAAGTAATGGCAGACATGCATTTGTACCCTGAAGGTGGTCATGGCTATGGTATGGGAATTGCCAATAAAAATGCTCCAAAATGGAAAGGCTTGGCGGAGTTATGGTTGAGTGAATTAAAGTAA
- a CDS encoding uracil-DNA glycosylase family protein has translation MKKLLEDISKCTLCEPHLDLGARPVVEASATSKIVIIGQAPGTKVHKSGVPWDDQSGENLRNWMDIDADTFYDVSKIAIIPMGFCYPGKAKTGDKPPRKECAPKWHQLLLDNMKEVKLTLLIGKYAQDYYLQNKTKKTLTETVKQFHEYLPHHFVLPHPSPRNNIWQAKNPWFKSDVLPALKSEVQRILL, from the coding sequence TTGAAAAAACTCTTAGAAGACATCTCTAAATGTACATTGTGTGAGCCTCATTTGGATCTTGGGGCTCGTCCCGTAGTGGAAGCAAGTGCAACAAGTAAAATAGTAATTATTGGTCAGGCACCAGGGACAAAAGTTCACAAAAGTGGTGTGCCTTGGGACGATCAAAGTGGGGAGAACCTAAGAAATTGGATGGACATTGACGCTGACACATTTTATGATGTCAGTAAAATTGCCATTATTCCCATGGGATTTTGTTATCCGGGGAAAGCCAAAACAGGAGATAAGCCCCCTAGAAAAGAATGTGCTCCAAAATGGCATCAATTACTCTTAGATAATATGAAGGAAGTCAAATTGACTTTACTTATCGGCAAGTATGCACAAGATTATTACCTTCAGAATAAAACAAAGAAAACCCTCACCGAAACGGTAAAACAGTTTCATGAATATTTACCCCATCACTTTGTTTTACCTCATCCATCGCCAAGAAATAATATTTGGCAAGCGAAGAATCCGTGGTTTAAAAGTGATGTTTTGCCAGCATTAAAAAGTGAAGTTCAAAGAATATTACTATAA
- a CDS encoding ClbS/DfsB family four-helix bundle protein yields MARPTTKIELIETAAAKFDKLWEIIDAIPQEIMEVPFDFSNDPKKKEAHWTRDKNLRDVLVHLFEWHELLLNWINSNTEGEEMPFLPHPYNWKTYGELNQEFWCRHQETKLESAKEMLKLSHNAVMELIEEFTDKQLFTKKYFDWTGTTTLGSYCVSATSSHYDWAIKKLRAHKKNVMIEMHA; encoded by the coding sequence ATGGCACGACCAACAACAAAAATTGAATTAATAGAAACAGCAGCAGCAAAATTCGATAAACTTTGGGAGATAATAGATGCGATTCCTCAAGAAATTATGGAAGTACCTTTTGATTTTTCTAATGACCCTAAGAAAAAAGAAGCCCATTGGACACGCGATAAAAACCTTAGAGATGTATTGGTGCACTTGTTCGAGTGGCATGAATTACTATTAAATTGGATCAATTCGAATACCGAAGGGGAGGAGATGCCTTTCTTGCCGCACCCATATAATTGGAAAACTTACGGAGAGTTAAATCAGGAATTTTGGTGTAGACATCAAGAGACAAAATTAGAAAGTGCCAAAGAAATGCTTAAATTGAGTCATAATGCTGTAATGGAATTGATAGAGGAATTTACAGATAAACAGTTGTTTACAAAAAAATATTTCGATTGGACAGGCACTACGACTCTTGGAAGCTATTGTGTATCGGCTACTTCAAGTCATTATGATTGGGCAATTAAAAAACTGAGAGCACATAAAAAGAATGTGATGATCGAAATGCATGCATAA
- a CDS encoding SDR family oxidoreductase, producing MKRIALITGANKGLGFETARQLGAKGIKVLMASRDKVKGQEAVNQLKSEGLDVELLQLEATNVDHILGVKDFIASQYGRLDILVNNAGIIHPDEPLGTNTSESISSATLAETFDVNFFSIVKLTQELLPLLKKSDAGRIVNLSSILGSNTVQSDVESPYYTVKPFAYDASKAALNAFTVHLAASLKGTNVKVNSAHPGWVKTDLGTKNAPMEIVDGAKTSVSLSLKEETDFNGKFMHLGEEVAW from the coding sequence ATGAAAAGAATAGCATTAATCACAGGCGCAAACAAAGGTTTAGGATTCGAAACAGCTCGTCAACTTGGAGCAAAAGGAATCAAAGTTTTGATGGCATCGAGAGATAAAGTCAAAGGACAAGAAGCAGTAAATCAACTAAAAAGTGAAGGATTGGATGTCGAATTGCTTCAGTTGGAAGCAACCAATGTGGATCACATTTTAGGTGTGAAAGATTTCATTGCATCACAATATGGTCGACTAGATATTCTTGTCAACAATGCAGGAATTATTCATCCTGATGAACCTCTTGGAACCAATACATCTGAGAGTATCTCATCTGCCACTCTAGCTGAAACATTTGATGTCAACTTTTTCAGTATCGTAAAACTAACTCAAGAGTTACTTCCTCTTTTGAAAAAGAGTGATGCAGGCAGGATTGTAAACCTATCAAGTATTTTGGGTTCAAATACGGTACAAAGCGATGTGGAATCTCCTTATTATACCGTAAAACCATTTGCTTATGATGCTTCAAAAGCAGCTTTAAATGCCTTTACAGTACACCTTGCAGCTTCTTTAAAAGGAACAAATGTGAAGGTAAACTCAGCACATCCGGGTTGGGTAAAAACTGACTTGGGAACGAAAAATGCCCCAATGGAAATTGTAGATGGAGCCAAGACCTCAGTAAGTCTTTCTTTAAAAGAAGAAACTGATTTTAATGGGAAGTTTATGCATTTGGGAGAGGAAGTGGCTTGGTAA